From Xylocopilactobacillus apis, a single genomic window includes:
- a CDS encoding heavy metal translocating P-type ATPase, producing MLGVGFTSLILTFAFKLPTAANLLIIIAGTIIAFSMLIEMIKVLKSGNFGVDLLAIISVTATIIAQDYWAALIILIMLTGGDSLEDFASKKASADLSMLLDNSPKIAHIVKGETITDVSAEEVKIGEILLIKPGEAVPVDGIITKGESSFDESTMTGESKLINRKINDELISGSVNTDRPVYLRTGKLAKDSQYQTLVNLVQTANLKPARFVRLADQYALPFTIISVLIGVLAAVIAKDPHRFVQVVVVASPCPLILAAPVAIVSGMSRVTRHGIILKTGTALEKLAKAKSAYFDKTGTLTRGELNVKDLVTTSDLSKEELTKLFYNLEINSNHVMGKAIVSFALTQGFNNKIEFDQIKELTGQGIEAFYNSHHIRVGSLGFVTNKQSEIEKYDLQNTDHSQVFLSIDEIVKGYVLLADQVRPESAQTIKDLQAVGITNIAMLTGDTKDTAYKVAQPLGINTVYAECKPQDKIKLVKEAPSAKRPLIMVGDGVNDAPAIAAADVGIAMGATGASAASQTADVVIVKNNIHTLLNAVDISRYTMKIARESVMIGIVICIALELICATGVVPVIIGALLQEVVDTASILWALRARVSKEKLKTSHQQTLIPKQS from the coding sequence GTGCTGGGAGTTGGATTTACTTCATTAATCTTAACGTTTGCTTTTAAGCTTCCAACTGCAGCCAATCTTTTAATCATTATTGCCGGAACAATCATCGCTTTTTCGATGTTAATCGAGATGATTAAAGTTCTAAAAAGCGGAAACTTCGGTGTCGATCTTCTAGCAATTATTTCAGTAACTGCCACAATTATAGCGCAAGACTACTGGGCTGCACTAATTATTTTGATCATGCTGACGGGCGGTGATTCTCTTGAAGACTTTGCTTCCAAGAAAGCCAGCGCCGATCTTTCAATGCTCTTAGATAATTCGCCTAAAATTGCTCATATTGTCAAAGGAGAAACAATTACAGATGTATCCGCTGAGGAGGTTAAAATTGGCGAAATTTTACTAATTAAGCCAGGTGAAGCTGTTCCAGTAGATGGAATCATTACTAAAGGCGAAAGCAGCTTCGATGAATCGACGATGACTGGTGAATCAAAACTTATTAATCGCAAGATTAATGATGAATTAATTTCTGGCTCTGTTAATACCGATCGACCAGTTTATCTTAGAACCGGAAAACTTGCTAAAGATTCCCAGTATCAAACCTTGGTTAATTTAGTTCAGACCGCCAACCTAAAGCCAGCCCGATTTGTTCGTTTAGCCGATCAGTATGCTTTACCGTTTACCATCATTTCAGTTTTAATTGGTGTTTTGGCCGCTGTAATTGCTAAAGATCCACACCGTTTTGTTCAAGTAGTCGTAGTAGCTTCTCCCTGTCCTTTAATTTTAGCCGCCCCGGTTGCTATTGTATCAGGTATGAGCCGCGTTACCCGCCACGGGATTATTTTGAAAACTGGAACTGCACTCGAAAAACTGGCAAAAGCTAAATCAGCGTACTTTGACAAAACTGGTACTCTCACTCGAGGTGAATTAAATGTCAAAGACCTTGTCACAACCAGTGATTTATCAAAAGAAGAGCTGACAAAACTATTTTATAATCTTGAAATTAATTCAAATCATGTCATGGGCAAAGCGATCGTCAGTTTTGCTTTAACCCAAGGATTTAACAATAAAATTGAATTTGATCAAATTAAAGAATTAACGGGTCAAGGCATTGAAGCCTTCTATAATTCTCATCATATCCGTGTCGGCAGTCTTGGTTTTGTAACTAACAAACAAAGTGAAATAGAAAAATATGATCTTCAAAATACCGATCATTCACAGGTCTTTTTATCAATCGATGAGATTGTCAAAGGTTACGTTCTTCTAGCTGATCAAGTTCGTCCTGAATCTGCCCAAACAATCAAGGATCTTCAAGCTGTTGGCATTACAAACATTGCAATGTTAACCGGAGATACTAAGGATACTGCATATAAAGTAGCTCAGCCGCTTGGAATTAATACCGTTTATGCTGAATGTAAACCGCAAGATAAAATTAAACTTGTTAAAGAAGCTCCAAGTGCTAAAAGACCATTGATTATGGTAGGAGATGGAGTTAACGATGCACCTGCAATTGCAGCGGCTGATGTCGGAATCGCAATGGGTGCAACTGGAGCTAGTGCAGCATCTCAAACTGCCGACGTAGTGATTGTTAAAAATAATATTCATACTCTTTTAAATGCAGTTGATATTTCCCGCTACACAATGAAAATTGCCCGTGAATCTGTCATGATTGGCATTGTGATCTGTATCGCTCTAGAGCTAATTTGTGCTACTGGAGTCGTTCCAGTTATTATTGGAGCATTGTTGCAAGAAGTAGTTGATACTGCATCAATTCTCTGGGCATTAAGAGCACGGGTTAGTAAAGAAAAGTTGAAGACTTCCCATCAACAAACATTAATACCAAAGCAAAGCTAA
- a CDS encoding proline iminopeptidase-family hydrolase encodes MKKGTTILTLDNGYHLWTNTQGEGDIHLLALHGGPGGTHEYWEDTAKQLAQRGLNVQVHMYDQLGSFYSDQPDFSDPKNASILTYDYYIDEVEEVRKKLGLDNFYLIGQSWGGALVQLYGLKYGKHLKGAIISSMIDNTEEYVAAVNARRAEVLNPDELAYMKKIEDEKNWDDPKYQKYVDKLNDQFVDRRETPAISHLIDTMATDVYGAFQGDNEFVVTGKLKEFDLRGKLKDLSMPTYLVFSDHETMPVDVAKRMEKDIPRSRLSITPDSGHHGMTDNPKHYYDHLAQFITDVENNKF; translated from the coding sequence GTGAAAAAAGGGACAACTATTTTAACACTTGATAATGGCTATCATTTATGGACAAATACTCAAGGAGAAGGGGACATTCATTTATTGGCATTACATGGAGGACCTGGGGGGACCCATGAATATTGGGAAGATACTGCTAAGCAGTTAGCTCAGCGGGGACTGAACGTTCAGGTTCATATGTATGATCAATTAGGTTCATTTTATTCCGATCAGCCCGATTTCAGTGATCCGAAAAATGCTTCGATTTTAACTTATGATTATTATATAGATGAAGTTGAAGAAGTAAGAAAGAAATTAGGATTAGATAATTTTTATCTGATTGGTCAAAGCTGGGGCGGCGCTTTAGTTCAATTATATGGATTAAAGTATGGAAAGCATTTAAAAGGTGCCATTATTTCTTCAATGATTGATAACACCGAAGAATACGTGGCAGCTGTTAATGCTAGAAGAGCAGAGGTTTTAAACCCAGATGAACTAGCTTACATGAAGAAAATTGAAGATGAAAAAAATTGGGACGATCCTAAGTATCAGAAATATGTAGATAAACTTAACGATCAGTTTGTGGATCGAAGAGAAACTCCCGCAATCAGTCATTTAATTGATACAATGGCAACAGATGTTTATGGCGCATTCCAAGGGGATAACGAATTTGTTGTTACTGGAAAGTTGAAAGAATTTGATCTGCGTGGAAAATTAAAAGATCTCTCAATGCCAACATATTTGGTATTTTCCGATCATGAAACAATGCCGGTTGATGTTGCCAAAAGAATGGAAAAAGATATTCCAAGATCTCGTCTTTCAATTACACCAGATTCAGGACATCACGGAATGACAGACAATCCTAAGCATTATTATGATCATTTAGCACAATTTATTACTGATGTAGAAAATAATAAATTTTAA
- a CDS encoding peptide ABC transporter substrate-binding protein: MKKFKHLIAFISLFLAVFVLAGCQKTDSSKNTSKKEERVWRVAAGDMLQSMDSSKFFDQNSMQAVNSVMEGLYSYHGSTIKPALATQIIKPSENGLKYVFTLRKNAKWSNGDPVTADNFVFAWQRTVDPATKAQYSYLYSGIKNADAIMKGKQDPSSLGIKKLDKYTFSVELERKIPYFTSLMTNTPFFPQNEKVVKKYGSLYGTKASRAVYNGPFVLTKWSGFNNSWNLVKNNNYWNSSHVYLDRIEYQVVKDPNTAINLFENKQLDDVVLNGPLAKQKKSDPNFKSRKLTRTMYLTFNQAKNKALKNVKIRRALSLAVDRKNLTQNILGDGSFPIHVLVPLGLADNPNTNEDFSKNLNQTTAKYSSYDLNQAKRLWQEGKKETGIDSVSWTMLGEDNDTNKKLMEYFQGQLERLPGLKINIQAVPHKTRLQQGQNGQFDLMTSQVAADFPDPVAILNVETTENVYNFGHTSNADYDRLIAQSNRESDPNKRFDEMNQAQEILSRDQEAAPIYQLVEAHLTRSSLKGVTFTPNNLFNYVGAKLDGK; this comes from the coding sequence ATGAAAAAATTCAAACATTTAATAGCATTTATCAGTCTCTTTTTAGCAGTATTTGTTTTAGCAGGCTGTCAAAAAACTGACAGCTCGAAAAATACTTCTAAAAAAGAAGAACGAGTTTGGCGGGTAGCGGCCGGAGATATGCTGCAGTCAATGGATAGTTCAAAATTTTTTGATCAAAACAGTATGCAGGCAGTAAATAGTGTGATGGAAGGTCTTTATTCATATCATGGATCTACAATTAAACCGGCGCTTGCGACACAAATTATCAAGCCCTCAGAAAATGGTTTGAAATACGTATTCACGCTTCGAAAGAATGCTAAGTGGAGTAACGGAGATCCTGTTACAGCGGATAATTTTGTTTTTGCCTGGCAGCGGACAGTAGATCCTGCTACCAAAGCTCAATACAGTTATTTGTATTCCGGAATCAAAAATGCCGATGCGATTATGAAAGGTAAACAAGATCCGTCATCACTTGGGATTAAGAAATTAGATAAATATACTTTTTCAGTTGAATTAGAGCGAAAAATTCCGTATTTTACCTCACTAATGACAAATACTCCATTCTTTCCTCAAAATGAAAAAGTCGTCAAAAAATATGGCAGTCTTTATGGCACTAAAGCAAGTAGAGCAGTCTACAATGGCCCGTTTGTTTTAACAAAATGGAGTGGGTTTAATAACAGTTGGAATCTTGTAAAAAATAACAATTACTGGAATTCATCACATGTTTATTTGGATCGCATTGAATACCAAGTGGTAAAAGATCCCAATACAGCTATTAATCTATTTGAAAATAAACAGCTGGATGATGTTGTTTTGAATGGACCTCTAGCTAAACAAAAGAAAAGTGATCCAAACTTTAAATCTCGTAAGCTTACTAGAACGATGTATTTAACATTTAATCAAGCAAAGAACAAAGCTTTAAAAAATGTAAAAATTAGAAGAGCCTTAAGTTTGGCGGTTGACCGCAAAAATTTAACCCAAAATATTTTAGGTGATGGTTCATTTCCAATTCATGTTTTGGTTCCGTTAGGCTTAGCTGATAACCCTAATACTAATGAAGATTTTAGCAAAAATCTTAATCAAACAACTGCTAAATATTCGAGCTACGATTTAAATCAGGCTAAAAGATTATGGCAGGAAGGGAAAAAAGAAACAGGCATTGATTCAGTTTCTTGGACGATGCTGGGAGAAGATAACGATACAAATAAGAAATTAATGGAATATTTCCAAGGACAGCTCGAACGTTTACCAGGTTTAAAAATTAATATTCAAGCAGTTCCCCATAAAACTCGGTTACAACAAGGTCAAAATGGTCAGTTTGATCTTATGACAAGTCAAGTGGCGGCAGATTTTCCAGATCCAGTTGCAATATTAAATGTTGAAACAACAGAAAATGTATATAATTTTGGTCATACCTCTAATGCAGATTACGATCGTTTAATTGCGCAAAGCAATCGGGAATCAGATCCTAACAAACGATTTGATGAAATGAATCAAGCTCAAGAAATTTTATCACGCGATCAGGAGGCAGCTCCGATCTATCAGTTAGTAGAAGCTCATTTAACAAGAAGTTCACTTAAAGGTGTAACTTTTACTCCTAATAATCTTTTTAATTATGTAGGGGCAAAACTCGATGGAAAATAG
- a CDS encoding tyrosine-protein phosphatase, with translation MENRILNFSGSVNLREMGGYPTQDGKTILWHKLLRSGALSNLDKKGQSELVDYGVKYDLDFRSPTELKISPDPNLSGVKYEHLPVYSPDSSSISSWRSFTNLIKHHHKFTPASDIGGIYQNVVLNEYSQNTYSKMFHLMLENSEPNQSLLFHCSAGQDRTGIGAALIEKLFNVPDQIIIEDYLLSNMAYTSRTSEVLTNDDVDEFINQMNLSDVQANNITVIFKAIDYFYGSFKQYAKDALKLSESEITDLRKIYLKY, from the coding sequence ATGGAAAATAGAATTTTAAATTTTTCTGGCAGTGTTAATCTTCGTGAAATGGGAGGTTATCCGACGCAAGATGGTAAAACAATTCTTTGGCATAAACTGCTTAGATCAGGTGCCTTAAGTAATTTAGATAAAAAGGGGCAAAGCGAATTAGTTGATTATGGAGTCAAATATGATCTTGATTTTCGTTCTCCAACAGAACTAAAAATATCTCCAGATCCCAATTTATCGGGTGTTAAGTATGAGCATTTACCAGTTTACAGTCCCGATAGCAGTTCCATTTCTTCTTGGAGATCGTTCACCAATTTAATTAAACATCACCATAAATTTACCCCAGCGTCTGATATTGGAGGTATTTATCAGAATGTTGTATTAAATGAATACAGTCAAAATACTTATAGCAAGATGTTTCATCTAATGTTAGAAAATAGTGAACCAAATCAATCACTTTTATTTCATTGTTCAGCAGGACAGGATCGAACAGGGATTGGTGCAGCATTAATTGAAAAGCTATTTAATGTGCCGGATCAAATAATAATTGAGGATTATTTACTATCAAATATGGCCTATACTTCTAGAACTTCAGAAGTATTAACGAATGATGATGTTGATGAATTTATTAATCAAATGAATTTGTCTGATGTTCAGGCTAATAACATCACTGTTATTTTTAAGGCGATTGATTATTTTTACGGCAGTTTTAAGCAGTATGCAAAAGACGCTCTAAAACTGAGCGAATCAGAAATTACCGATTTAAGAAAAATCTATCTTAAATACTAG
- the nrdD gene encoding anaerobic ribonucleoside-triphosphate reductase, giving the protein MLELEKNQTKTLGITIIKRDGRQVNFDLNKITQAIIKAARSVNSDLSPIDYQTFEDVTSDVEAEIKERFHDNVKIYEIQNIVEHVLLAHHLYNVAKAYISYRTEKDFSRNQATDINFTIEKLLKKDETVVNENANKDSNVFNTQRDLTAGTVAKSIGLKMLPPQVANAHLKGEIHWHDLDYTPYEPMTNCCLIDFKEMLTNGFKIGNAEVETPHSIQVATAQMAQIIANVASSQYGGCSSDRTDELLAPFAMKNFDKHVLEAKKWIDDPQKREEYAKERTVKDIYDAMQSLEYEINTLYSSNGQTPFTTLGFGLGTSWAEREIQKAILKVRIDGLGTEHRTAIFPKLVFTLKRGLNLNPEDPNYDVKQLAIDCATKRMYPDVVSYDMITKLTGSFKAPMGCRSFLQSWKDENGQDVESGRMNLGVVTINLPRIAIESKGDQDKFWQILKERVDICRDALVYKVERTKEATVQNAPILYQYGAFGKRLKPTDKVDELFKNSRATVSLGYIGLYEVGTVFYGPEWEPNPEAKQFTVDVVKYLHDKCEVWEEEYGYHFSVYGTPAESLTDTFCRIDKAKFGSIPDITDKDYYTNSFHYDVRKNPTPFEKLKFESEYPYYSSGGFIHYCEYPNLKQNPKALEAVWDYAYDLVGYLGTNTPIDQCFKCGFKGEFKATEKGFKCPECGNTDPATVDVVKRTCGYLGNPNQRPMVHGRHEEICHRVKHLTLGNDQLTGVDS; this is encoded by the coding sequence ATGCTTGAATTAGAAAAAAATCAAACTAAAACTTTAGGAATTACAATTATTAAGCGTGATGGTCGGCAAGTTAATTTTGATCTTAATAAGATTACCCAGGCGATCATTAAAGCAGCTAGAAGTGTAAATTCTGATTTAAGCCCAATCGATTATCAAACATTTGAGGATGTTACTTCTGATGTTGAAGCTGAAATTAAAGAGCGCTTTCACGATAATGTTAAAATCTATGAAATTCAAAATATCGTTGAACATGTCCTTTTAGCGCATCATCTTTATAATGTAGCAAAAGCTTATATTTCTTACCGAACTGAAAAGGATTTTTCTCGCAATCAAGCAACAGATATTAATTTTACAATTGAAAAACTTTTAAAAAAAGACGAAACGGTTGTTAATGAGAATGCCAATAAAGATAGTAACGTTTTTAATACTCAACGTGATTTAACAGCCGGGACAGTTGCTAAATCGATTGGTCTAAAAATGCTGCCGCCTCAGGTTGCAAATGCCCACTTAAAAGGCGAAATTCATTGGCATGATCTCGACTACACTCCTTATGAACCGATGACAAACTGTTGTTTGATTGATTTTAAAGAGATGTTAACCAATGGTTTTAAAATTGGAAATGCAGAAGTGGAAACACCTCATTCAATTCAAGTTGCAACCGCTCAAATGGCCCAAATCATAGCTAATGTTGCATCAAGCCAATACGGCGGCTGCTCATCAGATCGGACTGATGAACTTTTAGCACCTTTTGCGATGAAGAATTTTGATAAGCACGTTCTCGAAGCTAAAAAGTGGATTGATGATCCTCAAAAAAGAGAAGAGTACGCAAAAGAGCGCACCGTTAAAGATATTTATGATGCCATGCAGAGTTTAGAGTACGAAATTAATACTCTTTATTCATCTAATGGTCAGACGCCATTTACAACCTTAGGTTTTGGTCTTGGTACAAGCTGGGCAGAACGTGAGATTCAAAAAGCCATTCTTAAAGTTAGAATTGATGGATTAGGAACTGAACATCGAACAGCAATTTTTCCAAAATTAGTTTTCACGCTAAAACGGGGTTTAAATTTAAATCCGGAAGATCCAAATTATGATGTTAAACAGCTTGCAATTGACTGTGCAACTAAAAGAATGTATCCGGATGTTGTATCTTATGATATGATCACTAAACTTACAGGCTCATTTAAAGCTCCAATGGGCTGCCGTTCTTTTCTTCAAAGCTGGAAAGACGAAAATGGACAGGATGTTGAATCGGGCCGGATGAATTTAGGAGTTGTTACGATTAATTTACCGCGGATTGCAATCGAATCTAAAGGTGATCAGGATAAATTCTGGCAGATCTTAAAAGAACGTGTTGATATTTGTCGTGATGCATTAGTCTATAAGGTTGAAAGAACAAAAGAAGCAACTGTTCAAAATGCCCCAATTCTTTATCAATACGGAGCTTTTGGCAAGAGATTAAAGCCAACTGATAAAGTTGATGAACTTTTTAAGAATAGCAGAGCGACCGTTTCTTTAGGCTATATTGGATTATACGAAGTGGGGACAGTCTTTTACGGCCCAGAATGGGAGCCGAATCCCGAGGCAAAACAATTTACAGTTGATGTTGTGAAATACTTGCACGATAAATGCGAAGTTTGGGAAGAAGAATATGGTTATCATTTTTCAGTTTATGGGACTCCCGCCGAGTCTTTAACTGATACATTTTGTCGAATTGATAAGGCCAAATTTGGTAGTATTCCAGATATTACGGATAAAGATTACTATACTAACAGTTTTCATTACGATGTCAGAAAAAATCCAACCCCATTTGAAAAATTAAAATTTGAAAGTGAATATCCCTATTATTCAAGCGGCGGATTCATTCATTATTGTGAGTACCCTAATCTAAAACAAAACCCAAAGGCATTAGAGGCAGTGTGGGATTATGCCTATGATTTAGTGGGATACCTGGGTACTAATACTCCAATCGATCAATGTTTTAAATGCGGATTTAAAGGAGAATTTAAAGCAACTGAAAAAGGCTTTAAGTGTCCAGAATGTGGAAATACAGATCCAGCAACAGTTGATGTAGTTAAAAGAACTTGCGGTTATCTTGGAAATCCAAATCAACGACCGATGGTTCATGGACGTCATGAAGAAATTTGTCACCGAGTTAAACATTTGACGCTTGGAAATGATCAACTAACAGGTGTAGACAGTTAA
- the nrdG gene encoding anaerobic ribonucleoside-triphosphate reductase activating protein has translation MKQKKYDPYDPIAWEAKDFSKDMIADYKPFNFVDGEGVRCSLYVSGCLFACPECYNLAAQNFRYGQPYTKELEDQIIKDLEHSYVDGLTLLGGEPFLNTNVSLRIVKRIRKEFGAKKTIWSWSGYTWEELQQGTSDKKELLSLIDILVDGRFVKEKKDLTLQFRGSSNQKIIDVKKSFEEGKIHIWDRLVK, from the coding sequence ATGAAACAAAAAAAATACGATCCTTATGATCCTATTGCTTGGGAAGCTAAAGACTTCTCTAAAGATATGATTGCTGATTACAAACCATTTAATTTTGTCGATGGAGAAGGAGTTCGCTGCTCACTTTATGTTTCTGGCTGCTTATTTGCCTGCCCGGAATGTTATAATTTAGCTGCGCAAAACTTTCGTTATGGACAGCCTTATACGAAAGAATTAGAAGATCAAATTATTAAAGATCTTGAGCATAGTTATGTAGATGGATTAACGCTCTTAGGCGGAGAACCTTTCCTTAATACTAATGTTTCTTTAAGGATCGTTAAAAGAATTCGAAAAGAGTTTGGTGCAAAGAAAACCATTTGGTCTTGGTCGGGATACACTTGGGAAGAATTACAGCAGGGCACTTCTGATAAGAAGGAACTGCTGTCATTAATTGATATTTTAGTCGATGGTCGATTTGTAAAAGAGAAGAAAGATTTAACTTTACAATTTCGTGGAAGCTCTAATCAGAAAATTATTGATGTAAAAAAATCATTTGAAGAAGGGAAGATCCATATCTGGGATCGTTTGGTAAAATAA
- a CDS encoding MBL fold metallo-hydrolase, with protein sequence MKVNVLGYYGGYPYNGHGTSAYLVSEDDYNLLLDCGSGALLSLEKVIEPLQLDSVLLTHYHQDHIADVGVLQYYYQLKSGLKKHDPLMIYGHQEDEENFKNLTFSNFTKGVAFDPTKRLDLGPFEITFCRTIHPVVAFAVRIKSKVTGKVLTYTADSRYFKELTDFVKDSDLLIADTNFAADKNGDLWHMTSTQSADLARDGQVKKLLLSHLPQEISHEQILKEAKEEAPKINILLASKIKEIEV encoded by the coding sequence ATGAAGGTTAATGTCTTAGGGTACTATGGCGGCTATCCTTATAACGGTCATGGAACTAGTGCATATTTAGTTTCTGAAGATGACTATAATCTGCTTTTAGATTGTGGGTCAGGAGCTTTACTTTCGTTAGAAAAAGTAATTGAACCTCTTCAATTAGATTCAGTTCTTTTAACTCACTATCATCAAGATCACATTGCAGATGTGGGAGTTTTACAGTATTACTATCAGTTAAAATCAGGTTTGAAAAAACATGATCCCTTGATGATTTACGGACATCAAGAAGACGAAGAAAATTTTAAAAATCTTACTTTTAGCAATTTTACAAAGGGAGTAGCTTTCGATCCGACAAAACGATTAGATTTAGGCCCCTTTGAAATTACTTTTTGCCGGACGATTCATCCAGTTGTGGCTTTTGCAGTAAGAATTAAATCGAAAGTAACTGGAAAAGTTTTGACCTATACGGCAGATTCTAGGTATTTTAAAGAACTGACAGATTTTGTGAAAGATAGCGATCTTTTAATTGCTGATACAAATTTTGCGGCAGATAAGAATGGCGATTTATGGCATATGACTTCTACTCAGTCAGCTGATCTAGCTCGTGACGGTCAAGTAAAGAAACTGTTGCTTAGTCACCTGCCGCAAGAGATTTCTCATGAACAAATTCTTAAAGAAGCAAAAGAAGAGGCACCAAAAATCAATATTTTATTGGCTTCAAAAATAAAAGAAATTGAAGTCTAA
- a CDS encoding adaptor protein MecA: MEIDRIDKDNIRVFLVHKDLEERGVTILDLLGNQMQVEKFFYSILEEVDTDHSFSGPQSITFQVMPNEDGLELLISKSPQEYEKNVNRSNGSVINPANLFNMDSNQQKYYPNSKTHQNSAEFKDPVNERYLEALKPDSLSYVAKFDSIDDLINLGHFLTIKVKTQLFVLNDDYYAVFTLYKKDSTQDKFSKLVTNVNEYGYRAKISPELLAEHGKLLIKNNIFRTLDKYF, from the coding sequence ATGGAAATAGATCGCATTGATAAAGACAATATTAGAGTCTTTTTAGTTCATAAAGATCTTGAAGAAAGAGGAGTGACAATTCTTGATCTGCTTGGAAATCAGATGCAGGTTGAAAAATTTTTCTATAGTATTTTAGAAGAAGTTGATACAGATCACAGTTTTTCTGGACCGCAGTCGATAACGTTCCAAGTGATGCCAAATGAAGATGGTTTAGAATTGTTAATAAGTAAATCTCCTCAAGAATATGAAAAAAATGTTAATCGAAGTAATGGCAGTGTAATTAATCCAGCTAATCTATTTAATATGGATTCAAATCAACAAAAGTACTATCCTAATTCAAAAACTCATCAAAATTCAGCTGAATTTAAAGATCCAGTTAATGAAAGATATTTAGAAGCATTAAAACCTGATTCTTTGTCGTATGTTGCAAAATTTGATTCAATTGATGATCTGATTAATTTAGGGCACTTTTTAACAATTAAAGTTAAAACCCAGCTTTTTGTTCTTAATGATGATTATTACGCAGTATTTACGCTGTATAAAAAGGATTCTACGCAGGACAAGTTTTCGAAATTAGTGACCAACGTTAATGAATATGGTTATCGTGCTAAAATATCGCCAGAGCTACTGGCTGAACATGGGAAACTCTTAATCAAAAATAATATTTTTCGCACTTTAGATAAATATTTCTAA
- a CDS encoding competence protein CoiA yields the protein MIAGLNSKGELVYLYSSAQAQNIIEKKEQFFCPNCQELLKVCCGKKNKPYFKHLRKNFTPLNESKLHQAGKNLLYTAWNEEGFSTQKEKVIITEEGERRVDVFVKPSLAIEFQCSPISGSLLKQRNDFYRNQGWDSLWFLGPRYFVERKFNTNSLKFLNYQENLGFYLLFLEADRKNVVMYHHIRKYDWFRFWGIKEKCSINQLFNYRFGNNLKNYHKVSVKQTKRQFAQALVYRDRNICELQRMCYEKGYDLMSLPDELFVPEGFPQYIDQNLK from the coding sequence TTGATAGCAGGATTAAATAGTAAAGGCGAGTTAGTTTATTTATATTCAAGCGCGCAGGCTCAAAATATAATAGAAAAGAAAGAACAGTTCTTTTGTCCTAATTGTCAGGAACTGCTCAAAGTTTGTTGTGGGAAAAAGAATAAACCATATTTTAAACATTTAAGGAAAAATTTTACTCCTTTAAATGAATCAAAGCTTCATCAAGCAGGAAAAAATTTGTTGTATACTGCATGGAATGAAGAAGGTTTTTCCACCCAAAAAGAAAAAGTAATTATAACCGAAGAAGGCGAACGACGAGTTGACGTTTTTGTAAAACCAAGCTTAGCGATTGAATTTCAATGCAGTCCAATTTCGGGATCTTTACTTAAACAAAGAAACGATTTTTATCGAAATCAAGGGTGGGATTCACTTTGGTTTTTGGGACCTCGATACTTTGTCGAACGAAAATTTAATACTAATTCTTTGAAATTTTTAAATTACCAAGAAAATTTAGGATTTTATCTTTTGTTTTTGGAGGCAGACCGAAAAAACGTTGTGATGTATCACCATATCCGTAAATACGACTGGTTTCGTTTTTGGGGGATTAAGGAAAAATGTTCGATTAACCAATTGTTTAATTATCGTTTTGGAAACAATCTAAAAAATTATCATAAAGTGTCAGTTAAACAAACTAAAAGGCAATTTGCTCAAGCGTTAGTTTATCGTGATCGTAATATTTGCGAACTTCAAAGAATGTGTTATGAAAAGGGATATGATTTAATGAGTCTACCAGATGAACTTTTTGTACCAGAAGGTTTTCCCCAATATATCGATCAAAATTTGAAATAA